The genomic DNA CGCGCAGCCCCACGGTGTCCACATCCCAGTAGCTGTGCATCGCACCGTCGAGCAGGACCACCGGCAGCATGTCGCCGTACTCGCCGCGGTACTCGGTGTTGCCGGGCGCGTCGACGTCCAGTTGCCGGTAGTCGACGGGGCGGCCGGCGGCGCGGAGTTCGCCGACCAGAGCGGTGAGCTCGTCGTGGGCGCGGGCGCACATCCCGCACCCCTGCCTGGTGAGCAGAGTGATCACGGACATGTGCCGAGTGTCCCACCCCCGCCGCCGCGCGCGCCGCTAAGGTTGAGGGGAGATCACGCACGTGGGATCACGCGAGTGGGGAGGTGCCCTTGTCCGACCAGGCCAGCGCCGACGAACGCCGGCAGAGCGCGGCGGGCGAGGCGAGTGCGGAC from Tsukamurella paurometabola includes the following:
- a CDS encoding glutaredoxin family protein — its product is MSVITLLTRQGCGMCARAHDELTALVGELRAAGRPVDYRQLDVDAPGNTEYRGEYGDMLPVVLLDGAMHSYWDVDTVGLRAELGP